A window from Enterocloster bolteae encodes these proteins:
- the tyrS gene encoding tyrosine--tRNA ligase, with translation MQIYEELVARGLIAQVTNEEEIKKMVNEGKAVFYIGFDPTADSLHVGHFMALCLMKRLQMAGNKPIALIGGGTGMIGDPSGRSDMRTMMTPEIIQHNCDCFKKQMSRFIDFSEGKAMMVNNAEWLMGLNYIEFLREVGPHFSVNNMLRAECYKQRMEKGLSFLEFNYMIMQSYDFYELFKRYGCNMQFGGDDQWSNMLGGTELIRRKLGKDAHAMTITLLLNSEGKKMGKTQSGAVWLDPEKTSPFDFYQYWRNVGDSDVLKCLRMLTFLPLEQIDEMDQWEGSRLNQAKEILAFELTKLVHGEEEAAKAQEGARALFAAGASTENMPTFELSEEDFTDGTIDILSILNKSGLAASRSEARRNVEQGGVSVDGNPVKDIKAVFSREQFAGDGVVVKRGKKNFKKIILK, from the coding sequence ATGCAGATTTATGAAGAACTGGTTGCCAGAGGCCTTATTGCCCAGGTGACCAACGAAGAAGAAATTAAGAAAATGGTCAACGAGGGAAAGGCCGTATTCTATATCGGTTTTGACCCGACAGCTGACAGCCTCCATGTAGGCCACTTTATGGCGCTCTGCCTGATGAAGCGTCTTCAGATGGCAGGCAACAAGCCGATTGCCCTGATTGGCGGAGGCACGGGCATGATTGGCGACCCGTCGGGACGCTCTGATATGCGCACCATGATGACGCCTGAAATCATCCAGCATAACTGTGACTGTTTTAAAAAGCAGATGAGCCGTTTCATTGATTTCTCAGAGGGAAAGGCCATGATGGTGAACAATGCGGAGTGGCTCATGGGCCTTAACTATATTGAGTTCCTCAGGGAAGTGGGACCTCATTTTTCCGTCAACAACATGCTGCGGGCTGAATGCTACAAGCAGAGGATGGAAAAGGGCTTAAGCTTCCTGGAATTCAACTACATGATTATGCAGAGCTATGATTTCTATGAGCTGTTCAAACGGTACGGCTGCAACATGCAGTTTGGCGGCGATGACCAGTGGAGCAACATGCTGGGCGGAACAGAACTGATTCGCCGCAAGCTGGGCAAGGATGCACATGCCATGACCATTACCCTGCTTCTGAATTCTGAGGGCAAGAAGATGGGTAAGACACAGTCCGGCGCAGTATGGCTGGATCCTGAGAAGACATCACCCTTTGATTTCTACCAGTACTGGAGGAATGTGGGGGATTCCGATGTGCTTAAGTGCCTGCGCATGCTTACCTTCCTTCCGCTGGAGCAGATTGACGAGATGGATCAGTGGGAAGGAAGCCGGTTAAACCAGGCAAAGGAGATACTGGCATTCGAGCTTACAAAGCTGGTGCACGGCGAGGAAGAAGCAGCCAAAGCGCAGGAAGGCGCCAGGGCCCTGTTTGCGGCAGGAGCGAGCACCGAGAACATGCCTACTTTTGAACTTTCAGAAGAGGATTTTACAGATGGAACCATTGATATCTTAAGCATTCTTAACAAGTCCGGCCTGGCAGCTTCCCGTTCTGAGGCCAGAAGGAACGTGGAACAGGGCGGTGTGTCCGTGGACGGAAATCCTGTAAAGGATATCAAGGCCGTATTCTCCAGGGAACAGTTTGCCGGAGATGGCGTGGTCGTTAAGCGCGGCAAGAAGAATTTCAAGAAGATTATATTGAAATAA
- a CDS encoding undecaprenyl-diphosphate phosphatase, whose translation MSLVEVLKIIVLGIVEGFTEWLPISSTGHMILVDEIIHLNQPDAFKDVFLVVIQLGAILAVVVMFFHKLNPFSPSKSSRQKDATWALWIKIIIACVPAAILGLLLDDWMEAHLFNAYVVAAALIVYGVLFIVLENSSVCTNPRFNKVGQISAKTAFLIGMVQLLALIPGTSRSGSTILGAMVLGCSRAAAAEFSFFLGIPVMFGASLLKIVKYFLAGNVFTGPQIFYTILGMLIAFVVSIYSIQFLMSYVRKHDFKFFGYYRIILGVIVLAYFGITALAS comes from the coding sequence ATGAGTTTAGTTGAAGTGTTAAAAATCATTGTATTGGGAATTGTGGAAGGGTTCACGGAGTGGCTTCCTATCAGCAGCACCGGTCATATGATTCTGGTGGATGAAATCATACACCTGAACCAGCCGGACGCGTTTAAGGACGTGTTTCTGGTGGTGATTCAGTTAGGGGCCATCCTGGCTGTGGTTGTCATGTTTTTTCACAAGCTGAATCCCTTTAGCCCCAGCAAGTCCAGCCGGCAGAAGGATGCCACCTGGGCCCTCTGGATTAAAATTATCATTGCCTGTGTTCCGGCAGCCATTCTGGGACTTTTGCTGGATGACTGGATGGAGGCCCATTTGTTTAACGCCTATGTGGTGGCAGCGGCCCTGATTGTATACGGCGTACTTTTTATTGTACTTGAGAACAGCAGCGTGTGTACCAATCCCAGGTTTAACAAGGTGGGACAGATCTCAGCCAAGACAGCGTTCCTCATTGGCATGGTACAGCTTCTGGCTTTGATTCCGGGAACCTCCCGTTCCGGTTCCACCATACTGGGCGCCATGGTCCTGGGCTGTTCCAGGGCTGCCGCGGCAGAGTTTTCATTTTTCCTGGGAATCCCGGTTATGTTTGGAGCCAGTCTGCTGAAAATTGTGAAGTATTTCCTGGCAGGAAATGTGTTTACGGGACCGCAGATTTTCTATACCATACTGGGAATGCTGATTGCCTTTGTGGTTTCTATTTATTCCATTCAGTTCCTTATGAGCTATGTCCGAAAGCATGATTTTAAGTTCTTTGGATATTACAGAATTATTCTGGGTGTGATTGTGCTGGCATACTTTGGGATTACGGCGCTGGCCAGCTAG
- a CDS encoding uracil-DNA glycosylase has translation MAAITNDWLGPLSSEFKKPYYKELYKTVKHEYETKRVFPEPDDIFNAFAFTPLADVKVVILGQDPYHNYGQAHGLCFSVKPDVDIPPSLVNIYQELHDDLGCYIPNNGYLKKWADQGVMLLNTVLTVRAHQANSHRDIGWEKFTDAAIGILNQQDRPMVFILWGRPAQTKKAMLNNPRHLILEAPHPSPLSASRGFFGSRPFSKTNAFLTEHGLTPVDWQIENI, from the coding sequence ATGGCCGCTATTACAAATGACTGGCTGGGGCCCTTAAGCAGCGAGTTTAAGAAGCCCTATTATAAAGAACTGTATAAGACAGTAAAGCATGAATATGAGACTAAAAGGGTGTTTCCTGAACCGGATGATATCTTTAACGCATTTGCATTTACACCGCTGGCGGATGTAAAGGTAGTGATTCTGGGGCAGGATCCTTACCACAATTATGGTCAGGCCCATGGCCTGTGTTTTTCAGTAAAGCCGGACGTGGATATTCCTCCCTCACTGGTGAACATTTACCAGGAGCTTCACGATGATTTGGGGTGTTATATACCGAATAACGGTTATCTGAAAAAGTGGGCTGACCAGGGGGTCATGCTGTTAAATACAGTGCTCACAGTGAGAGCCCACCAGGCCAATTCCCACCGGGACATTGGATGGGAGAAGTTTACGGATGCAGCCATAGGCATTCTTAACCAGCAGGACAGACCCATGGTGTTTATTTTATGGGGACGTCCGGCCCAGACCAAGAAGGCAATGCTGAACAATCCCAGGCATTTAATCCTGGAAGCGCCCCACCCAAGTCCCTTGTCCGCATCCAGGGGATTTTTCGGCAGCAGGCCCTTCAGCAAGACCAATGCATTTTTGACAGAGCACGGCCTTACTCCTGTTGACTGGCAGATTGAGAATATATAA
- the hisH gene encoding imidazole glycerol phosphate synthase subunit HisH, protein MIAIIDYDAGNLRSVEKALLSLGETPVITRDRKTILKADKVILPGVGSFGDAMGKLEQYGLVDVIHETVDQGTPFLGICLGLQLLFAGSEECQGAAGLGILPGKILKIPEHPGLKIPHMGWNSLKIRPEAKLFRGIEDGSYVYFVHSYYLKAEDESIVAASTEYGTVIHASVERENVFACQFHPEKSGEVGLAILKNFIGL, encoded by the coding sequence ATGATTGCCATTATTGATTACGACGCAGGAAACCTGCGCAGTGTGGAAAAAGCCCTGCTTTCACTGGGGGAAACGCCTGTCATAACCAGGGACAGGAAAACGATACTCAAAGCGGACAAGGTCATTCTGCCGGGGGTGGGCTCCTTTGGCGATGCCATGGGAAAGCTGGAGCAGTATGGTCTGGTGGATGTGATTCATGAGACAGTGGACCAGGGAACTCCGTTTCTGGGTATCTGCCTGGGACTGCAGCTTCTATTTGCGGGCAGTGAGGAGTGCCAGGGGGCTGCCGGCCTGGGCATCCTTCCGGGAAAGATACTTAAGATACCGGAGCATCCCGGACTTAAGATTCCGCATATGGGCTGGAATTCACTGAAGATAAGGCCGGAAGCAAAGCTTTTCCGCGGGATTGAGGACGGATCCTATGTTTACTTTGTCCATTCCTATTATTTGAAGGCAGAGGATGAGTCCATTGTGGCAGCTTCCACGGAGTACGGCACCGTAATCCACGCTTCCGTAGAACGGGAAAATGTGTTTGCATGCCAGTTCCACCCGGAGAAAAGCGGAGAGGTGGGCCTTGCTATTCTTAAGAATTTCATCGGACTGTAA
- a CDS encoding manganese efflux pump MntP family protein yields the protein MSLAELFVIAVGLSMDAFAVSVCKGLAMPKMNWKGALLVGLYFGGFQAAMPLFGYFLGSSFSLAIRAYDHWVAFILLAVIGANMIKESFSKDEECPNPDLDVKNMVLLAIATSIDALAVGVTFAFLNVDILPAVSFIGSVTFFLSVAGVKAGNAFGCRYKSKAELAGGAILILMGFKILLEHLGILFG from the coding sequence ATGTCATTAGCTGAACTGTTTGTCATCGCCGTGGGGCTGTCCATGGACGCGTTTGCGGTATCTGTCTGTAAGGGCCTGGCCATGCCCAAAATGAACTGGAAGGGCGCCCTTTTGGTTGGGCTGTACTTCGGCGGATTCCAGGCCGCCATGCCTTTGTTCGGATATTTCCTGGGTTCCAGCTTCAGCCTGGCCATACGTGCTTACGACCACTGGGTGGCCTTCATCCTGCTGGCTGTTATCGGCGCAAACATGATAAAAGAATCCTTCAGCAAAGACGAGGAATGTCCGAACCCGGATCTGGATGTTAAAAACATGGTGCTTCTGGCCATTGCCACCAGCATTGATGCACTGGCCGTGGGCGTGACCTTTGCCTTCCTGAATGTCGACATCCTCCCCGCCGTATCCTTTATCGGAAGCGTCACCTTCTTTCTGTCCGTGGCCGGCGTAAAGGCAGGCAACGCATTTGGATGCCGCTATAAATCCAAGGCCGAGCTGGCAGGCGGCGCCATCCTCATTCTCATGGGATTCAAGATACTGCTGGAGCACCTGGGGATTTTGTTCGGGTAA
- a CDS encoding 3-deoxy-7-phosphoheptulonate synthase: MGFTFINKLPTPAEIREQFPLAPELAEIKHARDEEIKRVFTGESGKFVVIIGPCSADNEESVCDYAGRLVKIQEKTKDKLIIIPRVYTNKPRTTGEGYMGMIHQPDPEKRPDMFEGILAIRHMHMRVLRETGFSTADEMLYPENMNYLSDMMSYVAVGARSVENQFHRLVASGCDVPVGMKNPTSGDLTVMLNSVVAAQLPHDFIFRGFEVQCPGNPLTHTILRGAVNKRGQCNPNYHYEDLKLLFDLYNKRGLQNPACIVDTNHANSNKQYHEQIRIAKEVLHSRRHSGDIKNLVKGLMIESYIEPGSQKIGEHCYGKSITDPCLGWDDTERLLYEIADNLD; encoded by the coding sequence ATGGGATTCACATTCATCAATAAGCTGCCTACGCCGGCAGAAATCCGGGAGCAATTCCCGCTGGCCCCAGAGCTGGCAGAAATCAAACACGCACGGGACGAGGAAATAAAAAGGGTATTTACCGGTGAAAGCGGCAAGTTTGTTGTCATCATCGGCCCCTGCTCAGCTGACAACGAGGAATCTGTATGTGATTACGCCGGACGCCTTGTGAAAATCCAGGAAAAAACAAAGGACAAGCTAATTATTATTCCCCGGGTCTACACCAACAAGCCCAGAACCACCGGCGAGGGATATATGGGAATGATACATCAGCCCGATCCTGAGAAGCGGCCTGATATGTTTGAAGGAATTCTGGCTATCCGCCATATGCACATGAGGGTGCTGCGGGAGACAGGTTTCTCCACTGCAGATGAAATGCTTTATCCTGAAAACATGAACTATCTCTCAGACATGATGTCCTATGTGGCGGTAGGCGCCCGTTCCGTGGAGAACCAGTTTCACCGGCTGGTAGCCAGCGGCTGCGATGTGCCCGTAGGCATGAAGAACCCTACCAGCGGCGACCTGACAGTCATGCTGAATTCCGTGGTGGCTGCCCAGCTTCCCCACGACTTTATCTTCCGCGGCTTTGAAGTGCAGTGCCCCGGCAATCCTCTGACCCACACTATCCTGCGGGGGGCTGTAAACAAGAGGGGCCAGTGCAACCCCAACTACCACTATGAAGATTTGAAGCTTTTATTTGACCTTTATAATAAGCGCGGGTTACAGAATCCTGCCTGCATCGTGGATACCAACCACGCCAACTCCAACAAGCAGTACCATGAACAAATTCGTATAGCCAAGGAAGTGCTCCACAGCCGCCGCCACTCCGGCGATATCAAGAATCTGGTAAAGGGCCTTATGATTGAGAGCTACATTGAGCCCGGCAGCCAGAAAATCGGGGAACACTGCTACGGCAAGTCCATCACCGATCCCTGCCTGGGATGGGATGATACGGAGCGGCTGCTGTACGAGATTGCGGATAATCTGGACTAG
- a CDS encoding EamA family transporter: MKNDKRQTAGTIMALVGGTCWGFSGCCGQYLFEQKGIEAPWLVAVRLFFAGIILVLAGFKLHGRENLRVFRKKRDTIHLLAFAIFGITFCQFTYFMAIQASNAGTATVLQYLSPILILAVVCMRELRLPKGLELAAIGLSLFGTFVIGTHGDIHSFHITGEALFWGLLAAVSSMIYTIIPGGLILKYDIYQVLGFGMFFGGIAMGAVVQPWNYGVVWDAGTLGALAGVVVVGTAIAFGLYLQGVSMIGPLKGSIMGSVEPVSAVVISVFWLGTRFTLPDFLGFALILGAVFVLTFAHR, encoded by the coding sequence ATGAAGAATGATAAGAGACAGACAGCGGGAACCATAATGGCCCTGGTAGGCGGAACCTGCTGGGGATTTTCGGGCTGCTGCGGGCAGTATTTGTTTGAACAGAAGGGAATCGAGGCGCCGTGGCTGGTGGCTGTCAGGCTGTTTTTTGCAGGCATTATACTGGTGCTGGCAGGATTTAAGCTTCACGGCAGGGAGAATCTGAGGGTGTTCCGGAAAAAAAGGGATACCATCCACTTGCTGGCATTTGCTATTTTCGGCATTACCTTCTGCCAGTTTACATATTTTATGGCAATCCAGGCATCCAACGCGGGAACGGCAACCGTACTCCAGTACCTGTCGCCCATTCTGATTCTGGCAGTGGTGTGCATGCGGGAGCTGCGGCTTCCCAAGGGGCTTGAGCTGGCAGCCATCGGTCTGTCTTTGTTTGGCACCTTTGTCATCGGAACCCACGGGGACATACATTCCTTCCACATTACGGGGGAGGCCCTGTTCTGGGGGCTTTTGGCAGCTGTGAGCTCCATGATTTATACTATTATACCAGGAGGTCTTATCCTGAAATATGACATATACCAGGTGCTGGGATTCGGCATGTTTTTTGGCGGGATTGCCATGGGAGCCGTGGTTCAGCCCTGGAATTACGGGGTGGTCTGGGATGCAGGTACACTGGGAGCGCTGGCAGGCGTGGTGGTGGTGGGCACTGCCATTGCATTTGGCCTGTACCTTCAGGGCGTCAGCATGATTGGACCCTTAAAGGGCAGCATCATGGGAAGCGTGGAGCCGGTATCCGCGGTGGTCATATCCGTGTTCTGGCTGGGAACCCGGTTTACGCTGCCTGATTTTCTGGGATTTGCCCTGATACTGGGAGCTGTGTTCGTGCTTACCTTTGCACACCGCTGA
- a CDS encoding MBOAT family O-acyltransferase has translation MLFSSLTFVWFFLPALALIYYISPGRKLKNGVLLMASLVFYSWGEPRYVVLVVLSILLNYGFGLALDGCEERKGLKKAVFILSILVNLGLLGYFKYFNFFLELAMSLLGRQGFAPRDIALPIGISFYTFQSISYLADTFRGENPAQRNVFRLALYISLFPQILSGPIVKYHELEPQIGNRQESLSMHAYGIKRFVYGLVKKMVFANMFGQVVDRMFDLPLEQLGTVTVWLAVILYSFQIYYDFSGYSDMAIGLGRMFGFTYKENFNYPYLSASVSEFWRRWHISLSTWFRQYLYIPLGGNRKGLARTCMNLFLVFLATGLWHGASMNFICWGVYYGILIVAERLWIGRILEKNPLKFLNHLYTLGAVAVGWLLFRVDTLHNGKILLKAMLIPSKGLWNPRIFADNRILFLLVLAVVFCGPIQQLMPRLKARLFDEENVTAADVAVMAALLLLGTLLMVSSTYQAFIYFRF, from the coding sequence ATGCTGTTTAGTTCACTGACGTTTGTATGGTTTTTCCTTCCTGCCCTGGCCCTGATATACTATATTTCACCGGGCAGGAAGCTTAAAAATGGGGTTCTGCTCATGGCCAGCCTTGTGTTTTACAGCTGGGGCGAGCCGCGGTATGTGGTTCTGGTGGTCCTTTCCATCCTGCTAAACTACGGGTTTGGCCTGGCCCTGGATGGCTGCGAGGAAAGGAAGGGGCTTAAGAAGGCAGTATTTATCCTGAGCATCCTGGTCAACCTGGGGCTTTTGGGGTATTTTAAATATTTCAATTTCTTCCTGGAACTGGCCATGTCCCTTCTGGGGCGCCAGGGCTTTGCTCCAAGGGATATCGCGCTGCCCATCGGCATATCATTTTACACCTTCCAGTCCATCTCTTACCTGGCTGATACCTTCCGCGGGGAGAATCCCGCCCAGAGAAATGTATTCCGTCTGGCGCTGTACATCTCTTTGTTTCCCCAGATACTTTCCGGTCCCATTGTCAAGTATCATGAGCTGGAACCGCAGATTGGGAACCGGCAGGAGAGTCTGTCCATGCACGCATACGGTATTAAGCGTTTTGTGTACGGCCTGGTGAAGAAAATGGTATTTGCCAACATGTTCGGCCAGGTGGTGGACCGTATGTTTGACCTGCCCCTGGAACAGCTAGGCACGGTTACGGTATGGCTGGCCGTGATTCTGTACAGCTTCCAGATTTACTATGATTTTTCCGGGTACTCCGACATGGCCATCGGCCTGGGCAGGATGTTCGGCTTTACCTACAAAGAGAACTTCAATTATCCGTATCTGTCGGCCTCTGTCAGCGAGTTCTGGAGGCGCTGGCATATCTCCCTCTCCACCTGGTTCAGGCAGTATCTTTACATTCCTCTGGGAGGCAACAGGAAGGGACTGGCGCGCACCTGCATGAATCTTTTCCTGGTATTCCTGGCAACGGGACTGTGGCATGGGGCCAGCATGAACTTCATATGCTGGGGCGTGTATTACGGCATTCTTATTGTGGCGGAACGCCTGTGGATTGGCAGGATTTTAGAAAAAAATCCCCTGAAGTTCCTGAATCATCTGTACACCCTTGGGGCGGTGGCAGTGGGTTGGCTGCTGTTTCGGGTGGATACCCTGCACAACGGAAAAATACTGTTAAAGGCAATGCTGATTCCCAGCAAGGGACTGTGGAATCCGCGGATTTTTGCGGATAACCGCATTCTGTTTCTGCTGGTGCTGGCAGTGGTATTCTGCGGGCCCATCCAGCAGCTGATGCCCCGTCTCAAAGCCCGGCTGTTTGATGAGGAGAACGTGACCGCAGCGGATGTGGCTGTGATGGCAGCCCTTTTGCTGCTGGGAACGTTGCTCATGGTCAGCAGCACCTATCAGGCCTTTATTTATTTCAGATTTTAG
- the hisF gene encoding imidazole glycerol phosphate synthase subunit HisF: protein MFTKRIIPCLDVNNGRVVKGVNFVNLRDAGDPVEIAAAYDRAGADELVFLDITASSDNRRTVVDMVRKVAETVFIPFTVGGGIRTVEDFRMLLREGADKISINSSAIDNPRLISDAADKFGRQCVVVAIDARRRADGKGWNIYKHGGRVDVGTDALEWAMEADRLGAGEILLTSMDCDGTRNGYDNELTSLIASHVSVPVIASGGAGNKEHFYDALTKGGADAALAASLFHYKELEIRDLKKYLWERGIAVRM, encoded by the coding sequence ATGTTTACCAAAAGAATCATACCATGCCTGGACGTGAACAATGGACGGGTGGTAAAAGGCGTAAATTTTGTGAACCTGCGGGACGCAGGGGACCCGGTGGAGATAGCCGCGGCTTATGACAGGGCAGGGGCAGACGAACTGGTATTTCTGGATATCACGGCATCCTCGGACAACCGCCGTACTGTGGTGGACATGGTGCGCAAGGTGGCGGAGACTGTTTTTATTCCGTTTACTGTGGGCGGCGGCATACGTACAGTGGAAGACTTCCGCATGCTTCTCAGGGAAGGCGCGGATAAGATATCCATTAATTCTTCAGCCATTGACAATCCCCGTCTTATCAGTGACGCGGCGGATAAGTTCGGCCGCCAATGTGTGGTGGTAGCCATAGACGCCAGGCGCAGGGCTGATGGAAAGGGCTGGAATATTTACAAGCACGGCGGACGTGTGGATGTGGGGACCGATGCCCTGGAGTGGGCCATGGAGGCAGACCGCCTGGGAGCGGGAGAGATACTGCTCACCAGCATGGACTGCGACGGAACCAGGAACGGATATGACAACGAACTGACTTCACTTATAGCATCCCATGTATCCGTACCTGTTATTGCCTCGGGAGGCGCCGGAAATAAGGAACATTTCTATGATGCGCTGACAAAGGGCGGAGCGGACGCTGCCCTGGCCGCCTCTCTGTTTCATTATAAGGAACTGGAGATACGGGATCTTAAGAAGTACCTGTGGGAGAGAGGGATTGCCGTAAGGATGTAG
- a CDS encoding MATE family efflux transporter — translation MKKSYEIDMTSGPLLGKILLFSIPLMLSGILQLLFNAADIIVVGRFAGSGALAAVGSTSSLINLLINVFVGLSVGVNVLVARYYGARKDKDVSETVHTAVTTSIVSGFILVVLGILLANPLLRLMGTPEDVLSQSVLYMRIYFLGMPVLMVYNFGAAILRAIGDTRRPLYFLFASGVVNVCLNLFFVVVLGMGVDGVAWATVISEHISAFLVLRSLMSAPGALKLDLKQLRIHPRKLKRIVKIGLPAGMQGAIFSISNVLIQSSVNSFGSIAMAGNTASSNIEGFVYTAMNAVYQTNLSFTSQNLGGRKYSRINKIMYICLGVVTAVGLILGLTAVAAGDGLLHIYSSDPEVLRYGMLRLEIICTTYFLCGIMDCMVGSLRGLGYSIIPMFVSLTGACGFRVLWVFTVFAAYRSLDVLYLSYPVSWAITAIAHMVTFHKIRRKIPKQDAVSM, via the coding sequence ATGAAAAAGTCTTATGAGATTGACATGACAAGCGGCCCGCTTCTGGGCAAAATCCTTTTATTTTCCATTCCTTTGATGCTGTCAGGCATATTGCAGCTGCTGTTTAATGCAGCGGACATCATCGTGGTGGGCCGTTTTGCAGGCAGCGGGGCTCTGGCGGCAGTGGGATCCACATCTTCGCTTATCAACCTATTAATTAATGTATTCGTGGGACTCTCAGTTGGTGTCAATGTGCTGGTGGCCCGGTATTACGGGGCCCGCAAAGACAAGGATGTCAGTGAGACCGTCCACACGGCGGTGACCACCAGCATTGTGAGCGGCTTTATCCTGGTTGTGCTGGGAATTCTTCTGGCAAACCCGCTGCTGCGCCTTATGGGAACCCCTGAGGACGTCCTGAGCCAGTCGGTCCTCTATATGAGGATATACTTTCTGGGTATGCCGGTACTTATGGTCTATAACTTCGGCGCAGCCATTCTGCGGGCTATCGGGGATACCAGGAGACCTCTGTATTTCCTCTTTGCTTCCGGCGTGGTGAATGTGTGCCTGAACCTGTTCTTTGTGGTGGTGCTGGGAATGGGAGTGGACGGTGTGGCCTGGGCCACGGTCATATCAGAACACATCTCCGCTTTTCTGGTCCTGAGGAGCCTGATGAGCGCTCCGGGAGCACTTAAGCTGGATTTAAAGCAGCTGCGGATTCACCCCAGGAAGCTGAAACGAATCGTAAAAATCGGACTTCCCGCAGGCATGCAGGGAGCCATATTCTCCATATCCAATGTACTGATTCAGTCCTCGGTCAACTCCTTCGGCTCCATTGCCATGGCCGGGAACACGGCCTCCTCCAACATCGAGGGTTTTGTCTACACGGCAATGAACGCGGTGTACCAGACCAACCTGAGCTTTACCAGCCAGAATCTGGGCGGCAGGAAGTACAGCAGGATTAATAAAATCATGTACATATGCCTGGGAGTGGTGACGGCCGTGGGTTTAATCCTGGGACTCACAGCCGTGGCTGCGGGAGACGGACTTTTGCATATCTATTCCTCAGACCCGGAGGTGCTGCGCTACGGGATGCTCAGGCTGGAAATTATCTGCACAACCTATTTCCTTTGCGGAATCATGGACTGCATGGTGGGAAGCCTGAGAGGGCTGGGATATTCCATCATCCCCATGTTTGTATCCCTCACAGGGGCATGCGGATTCAGGGTGCTCTGGGTATTCACCGTATTTGCGGCGTACCGTTCCCTGGACGTGCTGTATCTGTCCTATCCTGTCTCATGGGCCATCACAGCCATTGCCCATATGGTGACATTCCATAAGATACGGCGCAAGATACCAAAGCAGGACGCTGTCTCCATGTAG